A window from Peromyscus eremicus chromosome 1, PerEre_H2_v1, whole genome shotgun sequence encodes these proteins:
- the LOC131894744 gene encoding zinc finger protein 431-like, protein MNAVTYDDVRIDFTWEEWTLLDPSQKNLYKDVMLETYRHLTTIGYSWEDHNIEEHCQSSRRHERQERSQNGERSSVHNQYVKAFAFPGNIELLKRTNTSENPHECNQPVKAFAYHGHLQNCGKVYTREKPCECNQFDKAFAKYSHHQRHERTHTGKKPFECDYFGIPIGQHSNLQSHKRTHTGEKPCECKQCSQAFLCHSALQCHIKTHPGEKPYECNQCGKTFAHPSSLQVHKRIHTGEKPYECTQCSKAFADQSTLQRHKRTHTGNKPFECNDCGKVFAQYNNLHSHKRIHTGYKPHECKQCGKAFARYSHLQRHERTHTGEKPYECNQCGKALADQNSLRVHERTHTGEKPFVCNQCDKAFTSRNRLQIHERTHTGEKPFVCSQCSKAFVCHAALQSHKRTHTGEKPYECNQCGKAFAKYSHRQRHEKTHTGKKPFECNDCGKAFAQHSNLRNHKRTHTGEKPYECKQCGKAFVYNSALQCHIRTHTGEKPYECNQCGRAFAHPSTLQMHKRIHTGEKPYECITCGKAFTRLSILHIHIRTHTGEKPYKCHQCGKGFKDQSSLQNHKRTHT, encoded by the exons aagaacattgtcaaagttctagaagacacgaaag GCAAGAACGAAGTCAAAACGGAGAGAGATCTTCTGTACATAATCAATATGTTAAGGCCTTTGCATTTCCTGGTAATATTGAACTGCTTAAAAGAACAAATACTAGTGAGAATCCTCATGAATGCAATCAAcctgttaaagcctttgcatatcatggTCATCTTCAAAACTGTGGAAAAGTATAcaccagagagaaaccctgtgaatgcAATCAGTttgataaagcctttgcaaaatACAGTCATcatcaaaggcatgaaagaacacatactggaaagaaaccttTTGAATGTGATTATTTTGGTATACCTATTGGACAGCACAGtaatcttcaaagtcataaaagaacacatactggggagaaaccctgtgaatgtaagCAATGTAGTCAAGCCTTTTTATGTCACAGTGCTCTGCAATGTCATATAAAAACACATcctggggagaaaccctatgaatgtaatcagtgtggtaaaacctttgcacatccTAGTAGtcttcaagtgcataaaagaatccatactggagagaaaccttatgaatgtactcaatgtagtaaagcctttgcagatcaaagtactcttcaaaggcataaaagaacacatactggaaacaAACCCTTTGAATGTAATGATTGTGGTAAAGTATTTGCACAGTACAATAATCTTCATagtcataaaagaatacatactgggtACAAACCTCATGAATGTaagcagtgtggtaaagcctttgcacgatacagtcatcttcaaaggcatgaaagaacacacactggagagaaaccctatgaatgtaatcagtgtggtaaagccttggcaGATCAAAATAGTCTCCGAGTACATgaaagaacccatactggagagaaaccctttgtatgtaatcaatgtgataaagcctttacAAGTCGTAATCGTctccaaatacatgaaagaacccatactggagagaaaccctttgtATGTAgtcaatgtagtaaagcctttgtatgtcaCGCTgctcttcaaagtcataaaagaacacatactggagagaaaccttatgaatgtaatcaatgtggtaaagcctttgcaaaataCAGTCATCGTCAAAGGcatgaaaaaacacatactggaaagaaaccttTTGAATGTAATgattgtggtaaagcctttgcacagcacaGTAATCTTCgaaatcataaaagaacacatactggggagaaaccctatgaatgtaagcaatgtggtaaagcctttgtatataACAGTGCTCTTCAATGTCATATAAGAACACATAcaggggagaaaccctatgaatgtaatcagtgtggtagagCCTTTGCAcatcccagtactcttcaaatgcataaaagaatccatactggagagaaaccatatgaatgtatcacttgtggtaaagcctttacacgtCTCAGTATTCTTCATATTCATataagaacccatactggagagaaaccctataaatgccATCAATGTGGTAAAGGCTTTAAAGATCAAAGTTCTCTTCAAAATCATAAAAGGACCCATACTTAA